tacttgtatattgtctcatagtttttatacttatttgtttttttctgtacgcacgaagtaccgcagcaatttcctaatgctgtgaacctgttcacccatatggcaataaaaaccttctgattcttctgattctgataaatttccagttaaatgtgatcgcataaactggatgagtttagcgctaaaaccctcctcagctcctgtccgcccacttccatgcatcggctcgttcgtgcacaactacacacacactaacaacgcctggaaattgttttagtgtttatatcagttcatttcaccggggacaatcgtggcaagtgtaagctacaaacttgcacttacgagtaaaatttcagattataaaatttgcagaagcaaattcatagatgaagcagaagccattgcagcgaaattcgataatagaccccaaactgggccatttgaatccgactgaggtgatttctactgtatttgtttttgcggtgtatcttattttgaaggcatgttttaccatggctctaacagctgaccagggagcgctgtgggcagagagcctgttattcatgttgaggcgggatgttacgagaacgctgctgatagagttgcatacgaatacaaagtggattcccgttttttattattatacgtagaaaatatcacacttggttatggtcgtatcatttattttgacgtatttattcgccacaccttaaaagccggtccgtggaaatattttctaacactaaaccggtccgcggctcaaaaaaggttggggaccactgggtTAGGCAGTTATGTGCGACTGTTTCTTTGCATGCAGCAGGACTATGTGTGGTCTGTCTCTTTTGTAAACTCATAGTTTATAGAAGGACTGAATTAAATGAGCTAGCTGTCAACATgtgagggggaaaaacaaaacaaaaaaaccccctcCTTTCGCTCCTTCTAATTAGAAGTCTCTGTAGTTCCCATTTACATGCTGAAGCCACTTTTGTCCTTGCTCTCTCCTCAGGGTACACTCATATGTTTAATATATGAATTCTGATGTGTTTTAGTTGAAAGACAGATCATTATGTTGGATATTTGTCTTGGGGCTCTAATacagaatattttcttttaaactcgACAGTGTTTTGGTGTCAGAttgtggatgaaaaaaaaaaaacaaaatcacaaatcttttttcttctgtagAGACACTGATATTTAAACATTAACTGAAGGGTGAGGCTTCAGATTTAGTGGATATTAATTTTACTCATATTTTCATcggtttgctttttttttttttttttttttttttacagtgtgttgAGCAGTAATTAGTAATTATGTTCTGAGGGtttggtgtgagtgtgtgtaaaacAGTGTTCTCATAGTGAATAAATGTGCAGTTGTTGATTTCAGCTGTTACATGTGGTACTCTTCTACAAATTTTAGTCAGGTTATTTGTTTATTCTGCTTATTCCTGTCAGGGGTCATGTAAAAgaaacaggactcaaacctcTGACCTTCATCTCGCCCGAAGTACCtacccaaacacagcagaaacccGGAGCTGACCCTGACCCACCCCGAGGAAGCGTTTAAGGGGGAACTTCCTCCTAAACATGTGAACCAAATCCTCCTCCAGTGGGCTGTGGACAAAAGTAAGGCAAGTGACAGAAACTCAACAGTTCCCCTTCGTGGTGTTTGAATCGGTTCTGAGAGCACACCTCTCAACCATGCGTGGTTTTCGGGGAGCCGGGTCTCCTTGAACTCGGGTAGTTCAGGAGCTGACCCCGAGCCGCCTCCACGTGCAGCTAACCGAACCGCCACACCGGTTGGTAACCGAAATCCAAACCACAACGTAAACGTATCAGGAGAGCTGGGTTTAAAGCAGCAGTGAACCCGGCACTTCACACCGGGCGAGTCCGGGCCAGACCAAACCAGCTTCAAACCGCAGGTGAACTCACGCAGGTCAATTTCCGCTACCGCTAACAACAAGTTAGCTCCGTGAATCCACCCAGCTATCAAAAAGCGAACTCTCCGATGAAGGGggcaggtgagcctttaaactAAGCGCCATAAACCCCACCGCAGAGCCGGACATTTACAAGCACGCGCCCGCTTTGCTCCACAAGGTACCTGCGTCAAGCTAATGCTAGCCAGCTGCTAACTAGCTAGCTTTGCGGCTAACTGAACCTTagcaatacaaaaaaatacaacaaaagaaaagcgAGAACTTTAAAAGCCTTTTACCGGTAACAGCTCAGTGACGGCCGTCCGTTTGTCTGCGGTGAACCTACAGAATACGAAGAGTTCAGCGATGAAGAGCCGTTAGTTCGACATCCAACGCTCAGCTTTGTCAACGAGGAGGGAAAAGTGCCCGAACGTCGTCACCACGCACTTTCATACGTCACACGTCATGGCGACGGGGCTGCaaatatcaaaacaaaacaaaaaataaaatcgcTGTTAAGGAAAGCGCGCTTATGAAAACAAGtacataatattttaaaaacacatgaaatcACAAACTGTATATTCATTCAAGGAAACAAAAGAAGCCCGTCTTTGATAGGACCATGAACTTTTCTTGTGCaaaaaccatttttaaaaattttctaATGCGACAGAGAATCATATTTCACTGATAGaaggtttttatttatatttatatatatgttgcaaaatgtttgtgactgttcctgttcctcctttttATGCTGTGCAAAGGAATTTGATGTACAAATACAGGTGCTGATTAAGTGATAACTAAGCCGTGTGGTATTGAGATTTGTGCATCTGAAATCAAGTAATTATATAAAGCTAAACATGAAGTTAAATTGGATTACTGACATTTACTTGTGGCGTTCCACATGGTTCAACACCTGGCcctaaattatttaaattttatataagTGATACCTGCAGAAATGCACTTTATTTGGAGATGATACTTTATAAACTCACAGTCTATGGGGAGCATGTCAGTTTTTCCAACTGTTTTATCTTCTCAATTCAAATTATTATCTTCATTCACCTGATTTTCTCTCCTGCGTTTTGTACCTGTCAGGTACAGCTGGTTGGTaatatttaaaattcaaatgtaaaaattgATAGGATTTACCTGTTAAGTCAATCTTGGCTGAGTGGGCAACAATGATTAAAATCACTCTCTGTAGCTGGATTCAAACAGaagctctgctctttatttgctGCCATGGTGAATCACAGTATTGGAGCTTCAGTGATGGTGGCTTTACTTCCATTATCAGCACATGTTCCTCAGGGTGAACTCGCTCAGAGGTGGCTGAGCTAACCTTTTGGAAGACACTAAGGTTGTGTTTCAGGCATATCTGTGACACCACAAGTCATAGATATAAATGAGCTGCTGGGTTGATCGCTCATGCCACATTAGCAGTGATAGCAGAGTGACTCTGCTCAGTGTCTTGTTCTTCTACAGCACACCCTGTGCTGTGCCAGCTCCTGCACTGTCCTTGCATAGGTGATGTGTGGTCCACCTCTTCTGTTAGTTGTGGTGTGTGGTGCATACTGATGGATTATGGTGTCTGGGGGGTTTCAAAGCCAGTAATGGCCGAGAGCTTGAAGCTGTCTGATGTGTCAGATGGCATATATCTGCAACAAGTGTCTGTTTGACTTTTTTCAACCTCGTTAGTTACTCAGTCTGTTCTCCTGACACCCAGCGTGATATGGTAACAGGTTCAGCCGGTTCAGAGTGGAACTTTCTGCACTGTACAGGAGAAAAACAGGCTGAGAGAGCCAAAGAGTCCAAAGTTCAGCTCGAGATGCATCTGGAGTGCCATATTAAAGTTGTCTGTAGTCTTCCAGTGATGAAGCAAAATGTGCTCTTCAATGATTAAAGTCCAAAACGAACTCTGGATGGTTGTCGCTCAGTGTACGATTGTTGTACATTTCTTTAGTCTTTGGCCTGTTGACCTTCATCAGAGATGTTCTGCTGCGTAAAAAAGAAGGCCATGTGCAAAATCAAAGTCCAGTTGAACTGTTTTCAGACCCCCCAGGTGCCGGATTGATTTACTTCAAGATGAAACAGTAAGAATGGTGCAAGCGTGCCACACTGATGTCACCGCAGGTCAAAGATGACTCTGCTATGACTGTTTCTGTATACAGCAGCTATGGCATCAACAGTCATCTCAGGTGCACCGCAGAGTATTCCACATCACTTCTCTGCTGATGGAACTGAAGGCCTTGCAGAAGCCCTGAAAGACTGAGTGTTGGTGGATGATCCAAGgagaaaatacataaaaataatgcaCAGTCTGTATAAGTTCCCCAAAAAGAGAGAGCAGCAACATATTTATcacgttattttattttggaggtCTCTATATTTTATCACACCATTGTTATGACTTCATTTAGACTGTAGCTAATCCCTTAGTACTGTTTTTagttggaaaaaaaagcacatttaatgAGCACAACCTGCAGAAATCTGAGGTGGATGTTGTCATATTATCACTCCATCAAAAACTGACAGTTTCACTTCCAGCTGAATCAAAACTGTACATAAGAAAGTGAATAACAGCGATAAAACTGAGTGACACAAGAGTTTTTAGCCTGTTCTGATAAAACAAATTTCAAGCAATAGAAATAATTCACAATAAATCCtccatttattttaatcatagTAGCAGCAGGCCTGAGACCAGAGCAGGAGGCACTCAGGAGATCAGTTTATTTATGTCTTAGTGTAAAATGCTTTGAATGTATTTGTTTGAATTTTGTATATTAAGATAAAATCTACAGTGAAATGCAGTTTGTGAAAGCAGGCTGCCTGAGGCTCTCCTTACAGGCTTTATTTACACCACAGTTTGTGCAGCTCGAGCCAAACCTGACAGAAAGCACAGTACATGATAGTGTGAGGACCGTGCATGTGCAGTGCTTTATCCACCACATGATATCATTATCAAATTTTCCTGTTACTTTAGTTAAATTCATTCATAAATGATGCATTCACTGTATGTTGACTTCCTCACTCGCAGCTGAAAGAACTgcgcaaaataaaacacatcttATTTGTTGCAACTGCACCACACAGTCCCTGCTCAGAGTGATGTGAAGGAACCttaaacttttttaaatgtctgtagCTGACAGTGTTAGCGGACATGTCCACTGGTAATAAGGACAGGCTTGTGTGGTTTAAGAAATACTGATGAAAACTACAGCTGGGCACGatattcttaaaaagaaaaaacagcaaaaagaagaTGTTACCTTGAGAAAAATAAGCTCCCAGTTCATTTATGAAAGCCACTTAGATGACAgtactgtgtctctgtgtttaacACATACTGTAGGCACAGTAGTTCACAGTTGAAGACAGGCTGAAGTCCAGCTGCTCCAGATGTAGCAGCAGTGTGTTAACAGGCTTCCAGGCTGAAGCTTGTCTGTGGAGGCCGACCTGGCTGCAATATAACACAACACCAGCTGATGCAAACAGAAAGCAAGTGTACAATGTGCCAGTGTGAGAAACATGAGGAAGGTGTTACAAACCTTTTTCTTCATCTGCAGACTCCAAACCACGATGATAGCCAGCTGTGCGCCTCAGCTGCAGATCTCTCCAGAGACGTCACCAGTTCACTGGTGAGATTAGCAAACATGACAAGAAGCCCACAGACAGGATAACATTATCCTACAAACAGACATCATGTATAATATCTGGCTCACTGTCTGCAAGAATGAGGTTATACAGGAGAATGAAACACTGGTTTACTCCTCAAAGTGAACAACACGATcacagtaatgcagaagaaaatACAGCATAAAAAATGGAgttcaaagtgaaaaacatcTCCAAGTCCAACTGTAGGCCCAGACTGAGTTGaacattttgaaagaaatgtATGAGAAGTGAGATAATAAGCTGTTATTAATATCATTAGACCACAGAAAACAAGCAAATCcctttgattgtttttatcCAAATTCTTGTTGAAAATTAGAAATGATCTGAGAACCGAGCCGGTCTGAAGTCCCGTCGGAAATGTGTCCAAATCCAAGCGCTGATAAACACCTGTGTTACAGTCTTCACTCTGTGAGGCTGAGGGGGTCTGGCTTATTCTTAGCTTAGTTTTTCTCTGCCCACTCTCAGTGACCTGCCCTGCAGTCCTGCACACCTTAATGAACTTACCTGTTGGCTGTGTGCTATTTGAGAGGAAGGAAGGCCTTCAGTCAACACCTGATTATTAACCTGGAAACAAGTGAAGTTAGCTCCTTGTTTGTTGCAACTACTCTGTGCCTTTACCTCATCTGTCTGCTGTCTGTGCAGCAATCCAGCACTGAGTCCCACCACAGACTGACACACAAAGATGAAGTGGTTCAGGAAGCCTCTAAGGATGTTAAAAAGAGCCAGGAACACTGCAGGGGGCGTTGGTCTCACCGACAAGGTACTGAAAATGTACCTTGTCGGCAGTGCTGGTCTGTAAGCGATCCTCATCTTTGATGCAGACCAAATGATGAACTCTAACTTGGAAAAAGATGGTGGCTCGCTGCAGAGATTAAAGTGTTGATCAGTGGTGAGGGGCATTTATTTTTAGTAGTGATGTTATTTAGCCTCAAAGGTGAGGAGGACtcagtttttttgtcttcaaaGAAAAACCCTGTGCTTAGAGGAGAGGAGGGTTTCATCAcacctgctgcagatgtttttccTTGGACTGATGAGGAGGACAAGGCGGCACCAGGAAACAGATCTATAGCACAACCTTAAGGGTGGTGAAGGGAAGTGACAGAGCTCGGTCACTTCGCCAAGATCATGATCTTCAGCACGTACAAGAGAGAGGAGCTGGTGGCTGAGGGATTGATGGTGCAGTAGCGCCATCTGCTGGTGACAGAGCAGATCACATGCAACAGTTTTAGCCCATAATTTTCCCTCAGCATCAGTCTGTGGATCATTTATAGCAGCAGGAAACAAACttccacttttgtctcgtcTTTCAACTGTTTTCTCCtgtaaacaaactaaacacatttttgattccaaaactttgctttatatatttattacacaTTATAAACATTATGTATCATTTTCCCCACATAATAGCAGTTACTGGTAATTTTCATTaaggttttaacttttttcaaacagttttctCTTCATAAATTGCCAATTAAAAAATGCTGTGAGTAATTCCTGAGCCATGAATGAACTGAAACGggcttccttcatttcctgtaCTCCGCTCCAGACCTCAATTCAGATCGAGGGGGTTGATGTTGGAGAAGTGAATTATTTCTGCCCATGAAGCTCAAACTCACATGACCGACGAAAAGAAACTAATAATCGAACAGTTTCCGGTTCAGGCAGGTCTGTTTCTTCAGACCATAAAAATCAACCTCCACCGTCCCACACCgctcctgcagcagctccatcaGGGGGATCAGCGCTGTCTGGTTCTGAACATTCAGCCTTTGTATAGTTTAATATTTTAACTTTGCTGCTATATTTTTCTTAATTATGTACTGAAATGTATTTCATGTTGTAGCTGTGCTGTGATCAGCTCCAGGATATTGTTCAACATTTCTAGCtggaaaaatgctgttttcagTCAGTAATAGCTGCAAAACTGTGGGGAGAAAATGAACCTCCGTGGTGTCTGTAAATGAGAGACACTTTGAAACACAGTaagtcttttattattttttccatcaaatattgaaaattacacataataaaaactgtaaatagTTGGTAAGAGCCATGAAAGCAGGAATGTTATCAGAACTGCTCaaaaaccaaatttcatgtaacagcaataaagcaaacaaactgaCATTCACGGTGACCTCACAGACACAAAGTACCATGTGTAATGAGGCCAACACCACAAAGTTACACACTTTGTACTGATATcaaatcaagaatcaagaatcaagaatcaagaatgcctttattagtcccacaaatggggaaattgcagttaacagaacatccatccaaaacaaaaacataacacagacagggggggacagatgtctgaggtcatgcaaccgtttcacaacggcgctacctttagcagagagacagaaagagatacattgggatagttaggttcaaaaaaatcatctcatactgtgttcataaagaacaccttacgaggttcaaaaaaacacctcagcaaaaagcatattgcacatataaagccgggatagcagtatggtgggtagggtcagggtcaggaggggacgcagacggagacgagagggtgggggcattgtggagcccagatgccagctctcaggcaaacagtttgctgatagtgatggaagttcatcagcagccttggtacaccagatccagcttcacaaatcacagagagggctgagggggatagcggccttcacacatagttctggagagatatgattgccagccaaggccggctagggagccgaattctgataatgcaggtgttgttttggaacaggctgcttgttttttcaacagccttcagtctcactgggaaaccattcaataaatccaataatccaaattcattagttaccgtcctcactgagcagaaccgtaccttatctccagatcgaacccctctcacctgctactccccaagtctacggctcaggttcatcaggcttgagtctgagtctgtaccattctggtcagcccatccacctgggtcggcagcctctgcagatgtcgaactgccgtccaggttttcttgatttcacggtaaatcaggtatcctccaagcccaaacagaaaagataccgctaccagatagccaaatatgtaagcgtcttccacgtcttccacctcgagggccgagaagcacacaggtctccacgagctccaagagtcgatgacgtatccaaccgggtctgttccactcggacacgcaggctcccctttcccagatctcatagtggaaaaaattcgatccatggtcttgaaggcccagtttgccaaatccatattgctctcaatcttgttcttattcgaacagtgtgcaagagacgctctcacagcaagcagcaagcaggaaagatagggagggcagggagagagatagaatgcgaccgtccccgtcagaggctggagcaagaaaaaTGTTATCAGTGTGTTAAATTTGTTATGAGTCACTTGGATACTTTACTCTACTGCCATCATTTATGCACACATTTAGCTACACTCCCacccataatgcatactgtgcaTGCTGTGTACAAATTGCAAATTTTGGCTACAAATGTATCAAATGTATACAATTTATACCGGTGTCTCTGCCcattaatgaaagaaaacaaatagtaaaaaaatgataaatagacaacaataataataatagataaGAAATAGAATATTAAACTTGAAGCAGTGCTTATGTAGGGAGGAAAAAAGAGTCCTGAAAGTTATCAGTGCAAGTTATTATAGTGTGTGGGAGGTGATGGAGGCCACTGCAGTTTATGTGGGATTGTATGAATCTGTAGAGGGTGAAGTGATGCTGAAATGATGCTGCTGGCCTTCCTCGTCAGACGagcctttcagtgtggagtttgcatgttttcatgtctgTGTGCATTCTCACTGgatactccggcttcctcccacagtccaaagacatgcaggctGGGTTAATTGGCTCTAGGCATgaacagctgtctgtctctgttagtcctgtgacagactgatctgtcgagggtgtactctgcctcttgctctatgacagctgggataggctccagtccctctcaccctgaactggataagtggaagaaaatggatggatgggctacTGGTGGACTTTGAGGATGATAATAAGGACAGGCTGGTATAACTGGATTTTAAGAAATACTGATAAAAACCACATCTGGATGTGTTCTTCTTACaggaaagacaaacaaatgaGAAGTTATTGCCAGAAAAATAAACTTCCAGTTAATTTATTGCTGATTTATGAAAATCACTTAGATGACTGTGAAAGAGTTTAACAAACATAGAGACAGTTATTGCTACTTTCCATATATCCTAAGGGGAAATCTTAGCCTTTGTTGTGATGACTGAGAGTTTCAGTCGACAACATAGATTATACATAAGGATGGGTCTGATGGTCTGGTCTCTGAGCCCATAGATAAGTGCACTCAGACATCTGGGAAGAATAAAAAGAAGCACATAAAAAACATTCTGGATGAGTAAAAGCACTCGTCTTGAAAAGGTTTTAGAGATGACTAAAATTAATGCATTGTTCACAGTTGAAGAGAGACTGAAGCCCAGCTGCACCAgatgcagcagcagtgtgttacGAGCCTTCCGGGCAGAAGCTTTGTCTGCGGAGGCCGACCTGGCTGCCAGTATAACACCTATATAGGAAGAAGTGACTCCAACAAAAGctgacacaaacagaaaacaagagtAAGCTTTGTCATACTCATGAGATACAGGAGTGAGAAACATGAGGAATGTGTCGCAAATGTATTTCTTGATCTGCAGACTCTGCAGCTCTTTAAAGGGAAACTCTAACAGCAACAGAACTCGAATGAGGATATTTACTGAACAAAAGGCCCAAATCAAAAGGATCGCCACCTCTGTGTTTCTGATGGTGACGATGTTAGCGTGCCTCAGTGGGTAACACACAGCTACATATCTCTCCAGAGACATTAACACCAGAGTGAGAGGAGAGATTTCATTGGTGAGATTAGCAAACATGACAAGAAGCCCACAGACAGGATAAGCTGACATTATTTTACAAACAGACATCATGTATAATATCTGGCTCACTGCCATCTGTAGAGTGTCTGCAAGAATGAGGTTATACAGGAGAATGTACCGGCAGGTTTCACGAAACACCAGTTTACTCCTCAAGGTGAATAACATGATGACATTAATGCAGAAGAAGATACAGCACAGTAATGTAgtcagagaggaaaacaaaactctTTCTAGGTTATCCAGTCCAACAGAAATGTTGGTCTGAGACTGAGTTGGATCAGACATTTCAAAAGAAGCAAATAAGAAATTAGATATGAACTCAGTGATGTCATTAGTCCACAAGAGCACAATAAGTTTCTATCATTTTTTCAGCACACGTTCAGGTTCAAAACCCCAAGTCATCCGCAGTTATTTACCTGTGCAGGTAATTATTGGGCTGAAGTCTGTGCTGTCCTCTATGGAGGGAGCCTGCAGTCACATATCATATATCATCTCTGTGCTACGCTGAGCTCACGTGACACAGTGTCATGTCAGCTTAGTTAGCAGGTCAGTAGCAGATGATGTAatctaattttgtttttgttgaactGTGTTCCCCAGTcacatgctgctgttttctgctttgttCCTGTTCTGACCCCCAGTTCTGGACTTTGGAGCTTTCCGGCCTTGTGTCGTCGCTTTTTGTTTTggccctgttttgttttgtccctTGCCCTTGGCCCTCCTGGACTGCTTCCTTGTGCCCcatgttctgtttttgtatttggaCTGTTTTTTGGCTGTGTTGCGGCCTTTCGTTTTGCcctgtgtttttgctctgttccTGGCTTGTTTCCTGTGTTGTAGTTAGTTTTGGCTTCCGTCCTTACCAGCATAGCCATTCATTCATCATTTCTCAATAAACCACCTTTCATTTACATCTACCTTTGAGTCCTGCCTTTTGGGGTCTACCTGCTCCTGCCAAACAGCACATCATGACAAAAGTTAACCACAGTCTTAATGTATGCTGACGAAGGCTATGCTGATGTTACAGTTCATAGGAACAATGACCAAGTTGTAAATCTTATCTGTGGCATAAAAATCATGGTCTCAGATTTGGAGGTACTAAATATCATCCCACCCACTTCTCATTTGGCTGCTAACTGCCCCAGTATAAGCTGGAGATCAGTCAATATTTCCAGTGTAACCacttcatctgcaaaaagcaacGTTATGATCTAGAGAGCACTAAACCAGACACCATTCTGCTCTTTCGGTGTCTCTACAAATTCTGTGTAGGAGAATTAGAAACAGAATACTGATGAAGAAACTCTCACTATGGAGGTACAGGTAGTGAACAGCCTCTAAAAACAACTCTAACAGAATCCACATTAGGAGGGACATATAGAATCAAATGTTCTCTAAGTCCAAAAAACACCATCCCTGAAATCTCTGAAGCAAATATTGCATTCCATTCCAATAAATATgcctttatacacacacacacacacacacacacacacacacacacacacacacacacacacacacacacacacacacacacacacacacacacacacacacacacacacacacacacaggagttacaagaaatacacacatataacaATTTGCACAGTCCTTTGTGATATTATTTGGGATGTTCTGAGACAGAGTTCAGtgctttcatggtgttcagACAGAAGATTTTCTGTAGCCTGGAAATGTGTCTTTATTGCTCTGTAGCTCCTTCCAGAGAGCAACAGTGTGAAAAGGTGGGGGCTCTCAAATATGCTGATTTGCAGAAGTCGGAACGTGAAATCTCAGCTACTGGCTTAAACAACAGAGGTTTTCATTCGACAGCATAAATAGTATATGAGGACAGGCCTGATGGTCTGGTCTCTAAGCCCATAGATAAGAGAGGTCAGACACCTGGGGAGGATAATAAAGCAAACATAAAATACATCCCGGACCCACAAAAATACTGTCCTTGCTACAGTTCTTGAAAGAGCTCTGATCAGAGGATTATAAATATTAGCAGACAGACTGAGGATCAGTTGTATCACATTCAGCAGCAGAGTGTTACAAGCTTTTCTGGCTAAACTTTTGTCTGTGGAGACTGACCTGGCTGCTACTATCACACCAACATAAGAAAAAATGACTGCCACACCAGCAGATACAAACAGACAACATGTGTAGATTGTGTCATATTGTTCAGACTTTGACCCCAGGATTATACCCACATTAGAACAATCGTTGATCACCCCTAGGTTTTCCACATTGTTTGATAAAACTTCAAAAAACACCAAAAGTCGAGTCACATTGTTTAGTGAACTGACAGCCCAGATCACAATGATAACAGCCCCTGTGTTTCTGAGGGTGACAATGGTAGCATGCCTCAGTGGGTAACACACAGCAATGTATCTCTCCAGAGGCATCACGACAAGTGTGAGAGGGGTGATTCTGCCTGTAAGATTTACCAACAAGATTAAAATAGCACATACAGGAAAGGGTAATTGTACTTGAAAAGCCCTTACCAGGAAAATAACTTGAGTCTGTGCCAGCTGTGCAGTGTCTGAAAACAGAAGGTTATATAGAAGCACGTAGCGACATGTCTCACGAAACACCGGTTTACTCCTCATTGTGAACAACATGATTCCATTAATGAAGAGAAACACACAGGTTGGAAGTGTAGACAGACCAGAAATAATTATTGTCCTCAATAACTCCTGATTCTGCAGTTCAACAGTAACATTAGTATCAGTCTGAGATACAGTCGACATTgtcactgaaacacaaagaagacGACAATTAATTCAGTTAGTAGTCCTACACTATAAAAATACTATCAGCTATCAGACCATAAAATACACATCAGCTATGGAGACAGCAGCTTACAGTGGGTGCTCGTTCCTCAGCAGGCAGAGCTGATCTGCAGGGTCTGTTTGACCTTGCATAGGATTTATGAGCTCTGT
The window above is part of the Archocentrus centrarchus isolate MPI-CPG fArcCen1 chromosome 14, fArcCen1, whole genome shotgun sequence genome. Proteins encoded here:
- the LOC115791572 gene encoding odorant receptor 131-2-like; this encodes MSDPTQSQTNISVGLDNLERVLFSSLTTLLCCIFFCINVIMLFTLRSKLVFRETCRYILLYNLILADTLQMAVSQILYMMSVCKIMSAYPVCGLLVMFANLTNEISPLTLVLMSLERYVAVCYPLRHANIVTIRNTEVAILLIWAFCSVNILIRVLLLLEFPFKELQSLQIKKYICDTFLMFLTPVSHEYDKAYSCFLFVSAFVGVTSSYIGVILAARSASADKASARKARNTLLLHLVQLGFSLSSTVNNALILVISKTFSRRVLLLIQNVFYVLLFILPRCLSALIYGLRDQTIRPILMYNLCCRLKLSVITTKAKISP
- the LOC115791573 gene encoding odorant receptor 131-2-like, with translation MSTVSQTDTNVTVELQNQELLRTIIISGLSTLPTCVFLFINGIMLFTMRSKPVFRETCRYVLLYNLLFSDTAQLAQTQVIFLVRAFQVQLPFPVCAILILLVNLTGRITPLTLVVMPLERYIAVCYPLRHATIVTLRNTGAVIIVIWAVSSLNNVTRLLVFFEVLSNNVENLGVINDCSNVGIILGSKSEQYDTIYTCCLFVSAGVAVIFSYVGVIVAARSVSTDKSLARKACNTLLLNVIQLILSLSANIYNPLIRALSRTVARTVFLWVRDVFYVCFIILPRCLTSLIYGLRDQTIRPVLIYYLCCRMKTSVV